In Triticum urartu cultivar G1812 chromosome 6, Tu2.1, whole genome shotgun sequence, the following proteins share a genomic window:
- the LOC125517195 gene encoding uncharacterized protein LOC125517195 has translation MEPIQPTATQASKIRVQHEPADGGYAASGAIGALPIHLIEKILGFASSTSPLDSVCLAVVCKSWAAAVSERLARPTPHLFALKLANVHSQSPLRFMLPPEEERRHRGAIYSLPVNEEGSPSLVAPARLPSVVRDPKGMNFKLSGALPCGLLSFAVGNRVVLVNPITGAFRSDVYAPFGTGAKVRAVASANAIFDHDYAERSVPLCWCTGEWSERKLLSEEFKNIYLMAYTDGVFYALEFRGCAYTVDTRVPPPWRLKKLRAPSILEQYTPIRGRFLCYSHLLESEGAVLFVGPVLAPRQPTCRDTIGGFEVYRLDVEAARWVKVERLAADRALFVSEQSSFSVRASEVPGCMSNCIYFVGEVDDYSYVTWGVYSMEERKVLFQRPVGGSWGRYAAARWFLPAVVIPFADARAHCILGRKDKNLSSSEGQEDGSNCAKSRCYYQSFGSD, from the exons ATGGAGCCGATCCAACCCACGGCCACCCAAGCGAGCAAGATCCGCGTCCAGCACGAGCCCGCTGACGGCGGATATGCGGCGAGCGGGGCTATCGGCGCCCTCCCTATCCACCTCATTGAGAAGATCCTCGGATTCGCGTCCAGCACGAGCCCGCTGGATTCGGTGTGCCTCGCCGTCGTCTGCAAGTCCTGGGCGGCGGCCGTCTCCGAGCGGCTAGCGAGACCCACCCCCCACCTGTTCGCGCTCAAGCTCGCCAACGTGCACAGCCAGTCCCCGTTACGGTTCATGCTGCCGCCCGAGGAGGAGCGCCGCCACCGCGGGGCCATCTACTCCCTGCCGGTGAACGAGGAGGGCTCGCCGTCGCTGGTGGCCCCTGCCCGCTTGCCCTCCGTGGTCCGCGACCCAAAAGGCATGAACTTTAAGCTATCCGGCGCCCTGCCCTGCGGCCTCCTCTCCTTCGCGGTCGGCAACCGCGTTGTCCTCGTCAACCCCATCACCGGCGCGTTCCGGAGCGACGTGTATGCGCCCTTCGGGACTGGAGCTAAGGTGAGGGCCGTCGCCAGCGCCAACGCGATCTTCGATCACGACTACGCCGAGAGGAGCGTCCCGCTCTGCTGGTGCACGGGGGAGTGGTCCGAGCGGAAGCTGCTCTCTGAAGAGTTCAAGAACATTTATCTGATGGCCTACACAGACGGTGTCTTCTACGCGCTGGAATTCCGGGGTTGCGCCTACACGGTGGACACACGCGTGCCACCACCATGGCGCCTGAAGAAGCTCCGTGCGCCGAGCATTCTCGAGCAGTACACCCCGATCCGCGGGCGCTTCCTCTGCTACTCGCACCTGCTGGAGTCGGAAGGGGCAGTCCTGTTTGTTGGTCCGGTGCTCGCACCACGACAACCCACATGCCGTGATACCATCGGTGGCTTCGAGGTGTACAGGCTGGATGTCGAGGCGGCACGATGGGTGAAAGTGGAGAGGCTTGCTGCTGACAGGGCGCTTTTCGTGAGTGAGCAATCATCGTTCTCTGTGCGTGCCTCGGAGGTGCCGGGGTGCATGAGCAACTGCATCTACTTTGTGGGTGAGGTTGATGACTACTCCTACGTCACCTGGGGCGTCTACTCCATGGAGGAGCGGAAGGTGCTGTTTCAGCGCCCCGTCGGTGGTTCTTGGGGAAGGTATGCTGCTGCACGCTGGTTCCTCCCTGCTGTTGTGATACCATTTGCAGATGCACGTGCGCATTGTATACTCGGGAGAAAGGACAAAAATCTAAGTTCTTCAG AAGGACAGGAGGATGGGAGCAATTGTGCGAAATCAAGATGCTACTATCAATCCTTTGGCTCTGATTGA
- the LOC125516419 gene encoding uncharacterized protein LOC125516419, whose product MNRQWMYGSRLSGEFTTGLKDFLVVANANKQQGFIICPCAVCKNEKGYSSSRRVHMDLLKHGFMPSYYCWTKHGERGVRMEEDEEGDDIDDNYRDLFGDTFMEDDAEGVEGLGEGEEEAHDEPADDLGRTIADARRRCETDKERENLDRMLEDHKKSLYPGCDNSLKKLGCTLDLLKWKAQEGVGDSSFENLLKILKNMLPKNNELPASTYEAKKVVCPLGLEV is encoded by the coding sequence ATGAatcggcaatggatgtacggttcCCGACTCTCCGGCGAGTTCACTACGGGTTTGAAAGATTTCCTCGTAGTGGCAAATGCGAACAAGCAGCAAGGTTTTATTATCTGTCCATGTGCTGTCTGTAAGAATGAGAAGGGTTACTCCTCCTCAAGAAGAGTTCACATGGACCTGCTTAAGCATGGTTTCATGCCAAGCTATTATtgttggaccaagcatggagaaagaggggttagaatggaagaagatgaagaagggGATGATATCGATGACAACTATCGTGATCTTTTCGGTGATACTTTCATGGAGGATGATGCTGAAGGTGTGGAAGGGTTAGGTGAAGGTGAAGAAGAGGCACATGATGAGCCCGCTGATGATCTTGGTCGGACCATTGCTGATGCACGGAGACGCTGCGAAACTGACAAGGAGAGGGAGAATTtggatcgcatgttagaggatcacaaaaagtCGTTGTATCCAGGATGCGATAATAGTCTGAAAAAGCTGGGCTGCACACTGGATTTGCTAAAATGGAAGGCACAGGAAGGTGTAGGTGACTCATCATTTGAAAATTtgctgaaaatattgaagaataTGTTGCCGAAGAATAATGAGTTGCCCGccagtacgtacgaagcaaagaaggttgtctgccctctaggttTAGAGGTttag
- the LOC125516089 gene encoding uncharacterized protein LOC125516089, with product MEKDLYKFLRKHQLKSHILFPYHFGFHWILLNIELHTSTVLIMDSKDSDPKRWADMRKMLQKVWRRFSEETVGEFKHELDFRKLVNVDKQPSGTDLCGYYVCENIRRQTTERKASASVRNATDNLRRRLSPEARFRPIQEELAGFFMREVINPKGQHYTEDEEIYMHTRD from the exons ATGGAGAAAGACCTGTACAAGTTTCTTAGAAAGCATCAACTCAAAAGTCATATTCTATTTCCTTACCATTTTGG GTTCCACTGGATTCTGCTAAATATTGAACTTCACACCTCCACAGTTCTAATCATGGACTCTAAGGATTCGGATCCAAAGCGTTGGGCCGACATGAGAAAAATGCTGCAAAA GGTTTGGAGACGGTTCTCAGAAGAAACTGTCGGTGAATTCAAACATGAGCTAGATTTCAGAAAGTTAGTTAATGTGGATAAGCAGCCATCGGGGACCGATCtatgtggatactatgtttgtgAGAACATCCGGAGACAAACCACTGAGCGGAAGGCATCAGCTAGCGTGCGGAACGCGACGGATAACTTGCGGAGGAGGCTTAGTCCAGAAGCTCGCTTCCGACCAATTCAAGAAGAATTAGCAGGATTTTTCATGAGGGAAGTCATCAATCCTAAAGGACAACACTATACCGAGGACGAAGAAATTTATATGCATACCCGAGATTGA